The Rosa rugosa chromosome 3, drRosRugo1.1, whole genome shotgun sequence sequence cccgtgttttggtattatggaccctaacacgtggatttatgatttgttactagttaatccgaaaattcactaaaaagaaaagtgtacttatattattttgatcaaatatctatttgtgatatattgttaatatgtgaaggtgttagtgaaaagagaatcaagcatgctttgctataatgttatttcacatattaatgttgcaatatttgttggttgtgatcagtcaaatgttgagttttaaaagagagtatcgagaatatacttgcttttatgtttatgtgatttttggagttaccgtgtgactgtgttgattgtttacttgagttataataaatataattgaataaatcaacagttctttcttgtttactcatacgggctgtcaaaagctcaccgggtgttgtgttgttgcaactcccggtacactattcaaattgtgtagcgggtagtcttacaggtcaggagaatcagggcagtgatcgtgcggtttagagtattagtattagatttatagcatttgttttgtgaggagaattgtgctctcttgagctttataatttgttttggtgagagtgtactataataagtagcttgaggatttggtttatgtaattattgagaggtgtaatgtgcagttgattttgagaaaaaaaaaattctgagattataaacagggtatttgaggttcatgcttcgaatatgaattacttaaattcagaattcggggtgtgacaccaATAGCAGCTCCACGACGGCTTGTTTCTTCTTTGTGGAAAGGTACACAATGAGCCCTATTATGTCTCAATCACCTTATTCAAATTATAGGTCTTCATTGATCATTTTGTTGCATTAGTGTAGGGGCTGAGTTGTTAGTTTGTTGCATTAGTGTAGTCTAAttctttggttttggttttagtAATAAAAAGGCTGATAATCTGTTTTGGTTTTTTGGATTGCTTCTGGGATCAGCATCTTGAACAGGGAATGGAAGATCCATAGCTTGATAGAAATCTAAAGacacaaaaagaagaaggtaaCTTTTGTCTAGTATTTCCTGGATCTATTGGCACTTGTTTATGATTGTCAATATCAGTTGGTACTTGTCTTCATTTCTATGATAAAAATTGAAACACACTTATATCGCTGTCTTCAATAGTAATGCAAGGATTTTACAAAGTCCTAGCAATAATTCCTGCGCATTAACTATGCCTTTTGTTTCAGTGGCAGCGACGATCCGAATTGTTCTACACCCAAAAGGATGTTGATGTTGTGAGGTCAGAGTGGGCTAAGTTTGTGATGAAGTATCATATTGCATAGCTGTGATGGTTGTTCAAGGCAGGGCTCttattttggtattttgatcACCTGCCTCCTGCTAGCTggttttagtttttgctttagTTATAGACATGGTTAATGCGCAGTTGAAggcatttttgttttggtattttgatgAGCCTCCTGCTAGCtagttttagtttttgctttagTTATAGGCATGGTTAATGCAATGTGGACGCGTTTATGTTTTCCGGGCTTTATGCAGTTATAGCCACTTAGGCAATGTTAATTCTTATGTAAATGTTGGGATGAATATTGCTGATGAATGAAATggcttttggaatcaaggatgtgttcaattgtacagaatgtatgtcttctcttatatctcagacaattcaaaaccaacagcaaaccattgtctaacaaatgaacatgatgaaaaaagaaagaaaaatctgttgtctgatgaaaacgaAGACCACAGAGAATTGAAAAGCTACAATTGTATGAATTGATAAACTACTACAGCATCTTGGGAGGCCATATGGTTGAAAAGAGACTTTAAGGATCCATGAAGCAAGAAAGCTGTAGTTCAAGAaaatctcagacaacagtttatttTAGGATGCAAAAGTATGAAGCAATGATACACAATGGCTTTAATAGTTTTGCTCTTGTCTTGTTTAAAGTCAGTCAATAGCATTCAATTACTTTGCAGATGTACAAGcttccttcagacaacagttttttacaaATCAATGTTCTCTAAATTTTCACTACACATCTATATTCTTCTAGGGTCTGTCAACTGAAATTactttgcacaagagttaagttgcaattgctgttgttcttcgtggtattcagacaacagacaattgTGTAGTCGCTGtcgtagtaaactttatcagacgacagtttttggtattattgctgttgttcttcgtggtattcagacaacagacaattgTGTAGTCGCTGtcgtagtaaactttatcagacgacagttttttcgtattgtctgattatgtatcagacagcattgagatagacaacagcaaactgtataatcagacgacagtgaaaaactgtcgtctgattgaaaaattggtgtagtgctaGTTCTCTACACACCAttttgcacatactcaccatgaactttagTTCACTtatgagcctttgtttgtgattgtacatttgcatattctttctAGTTTTTTTCTAGGTTTTTCCTAGCTAGAGTGAGATTtaccaatcccttgggtacgatatcccTTACTCTAAGagaaatttagaaaaataaCCTTTTTTGGAACATGAAATTGATTTTTAACCTTATTTTCTAAATATATTGAAATCTAACCCAAATGAAGGTCAAAAGTACTTAAATGTCCTTATTGGCTTAAGTTATTTACAATATTCTATGAATCCAATTATGATTTCCCATGATCATCAGACGACTACTCCTTTTCTCTCTTCGATCCCCATCACCAGCAAAGTTACGTACCTCCCACTATGGTGTTCAACACTAAACCCAGACCCAAATGCTTCATAGAGTTTCTTAGATCTCAGTGGGTTGTCGCTCTTTATTCTCATCaatgaataaacaaaaaatgAGATTCATGCCAAGAAATTCTATCATCCATtgatgatttctttattttgaaTTATTAAACAAAAAATTGCATCAATTGTTCCTACGACAAATTGCATCATCTATGTTGTAGCAAGGATGGGTTTTTGCAGGATGTTTGTTAATCTCCgttcaaacaaaaacccagaccctctctctctctcaacggTATCTTGGGATCTCTGGGGTCCTACCTtgttgattacacgcatttttatgcgcgTAATTACGTTctaaacactagaattaagctaatctctAAAGTAATTATTAtctaattaatctatttttatttttattgtagAAAATAAACGAAGTTGCGGAAACGAGATAGAATGAGGCGAATATGGTGAAGATTGGAATGTTCGACAAAAAGACGATGAGGTCAATAccggtcaaccgtagtcaatGCCAATGAAAAAGTGATCTCATTGCCTCCAAAAATATGTGCCGAAGTACATtgagaagaggagaagaaaaaatagaaagaaatgaagtttgaTTAATTAAGATAATTAATCAAGtggttaattacttaattgatCAAGGGTAGTAGCACAATGTTAATTAAGCATGATTATTGGCAAGCACGTGCAGCCTACCTTcagattctttttttctttctggttgCACATGATCAATCATCCACCATCCATCACGTGACACGTGGCAGTGATTCTTCTTCCTTCAGAGACAACACCGAGACCACACCACACATTGCCTTATCCATCTCTTCCTCTCTTGGCAATCAGAATAGCCACACAGAGAAGAGAGAACACAATTCCGCTGCACACCAAAATCCCATCAGATTCTCTCTCACCTCCAACCCAATTCATCCGCACTCCCCACTCCCCACTCCCCACTCCCCACTCATTCCTTTACCCTTCCTTTAACACCGAAACCACCCACCTCCAATTCTTctcatctttttcttccctCACCAATTTCCTCACCTCACCAAGATTCACACATCCTCACCAAAATTCACCTCACCAAGATCTATCTCACTAAGATTCTATCTTCTCATCAATTCCACAAATTTCAAAGGGGGAGCCCAAGCATCAAGAAATTCATCACCATtaaatttgggtaaaagtggggagccataaatcaaggctagTCATAATTGCTTtatagcaatttgtgacttgttcttgttactcatACTTCTCTTCACTTTGTTCCTCTTTAAATTATGTATATTGATGTTTATTTaatgatgggtagtgagtagatttgttgttgggggctagggttgtgtgccctagcccaaatcttgtgtaaaagatgtttaatttaatgtaattatgcaattttcatatgatggatgcttatttCAATtattgttgggttaaaatgcatgtctaggagcctagtcaactctagggtgtgtattttgagtatgtctaggacggagttagaggcttgaccccctctaattcctaagctagaaaccttcaatttcgtattcgaggggttataagcatggtgatttacacccgttgcgtgattgcgcgggcgggtagcttagtagtctaattcatCGATCTTTACGCCTCTTGATGTAAATTAGAGACCCTTGAACCgactctaattcatgtcaagtgagttcctacgacccttgaaccggagtaggaataccatgaaagggaatttcggtccttgagccttgaaccgccttggatacgactaccgccaaagtaggaaatttgcatctacattagattagcttccgacacatgagatttgggtgaaggaacctccctaacacccgacattctcattatattgttcacacttttctagtttaatttccttgcatttttattaatagctttgcattttattactttttgttaagttcaaatcaattctcaaatattaaattcatcgactcatttgtgtatacccatcttgaggctacaagttagtggctttgaataggcttggtgtgagctaagccgagcattgccaaggcttggtgccttgattgtttatagtttttattttactttttatttttcttgtgtgcttttagtatcctaccgccaattatcttggttaggtccaactcctaatccccgaggtacgataaactaaggtctaaacacttcccttacttgacacgattcgtacaCTTGCGAAGAGTATATGCATCAAGTCACTTGTTCTCCATTTCGCTAGTCAAGGCTAGGTACGCTTCTTCGCTTCTCTCAGGTGGTATCGTCGGTGTGGAAGATGGACGGGTAGCGGTCGGCGTGGAGAAAGTGGTCAGTGGCCAGATCATGGCGGCAGCATGCCATGGATCGTATGGCGCTGACTTCTACTCTACAGTGGGTCGCTAGACGGAGGCGGCAGCTGTGGTAGATCTGGGCTTTCAAGCTGGTGGGCATGCCGTAAACTTTCCGAttacatggaaaaaaaaaaaaaaaactttgcatTTTGGGTACTCATGTCTTTTCACACTCTAAAAAGGTtagatttcaaatttttttacaaAGAGGTTAATAATCAACTTCATGTTTAAAAAGAGGTTATTTTTCTACATTTCTCTTACTCTAAACCTCCACTACACTATAACTTGACcattatacttgagggtggctttaATCTAACACCTATTAGAATCCAAGGGTCATTATTCTCAGGTTTAAAATGAGCAATATCAGCCAAAAAATTAGCTTATAAACTCTTGTGGAGTGGTATACCAAGTGAGAAAGGATCAGAAATCTCACAATgaatgtaacatcccgtatcttaattcaccggttactagtcatttggacagtaaacgacaattcgatttacttttactctttttctgtaactttagtggccctaaaagttgactttttgttcgggtcaaaatttgagaaaatgttctttatgaaagttgtagaggacgttaaaccgagcacgtgcatatgtggtacgtaaaaatcggagctcatatgcgaaagttataagcgaaattgtgaaagttactgttcacggtaagtttctataaatataggaagttactgtggtaagtttccaaatttgggaaacttacccggctctttctctctcctctcccccgacctctctcttttCCGGTTCGGCCATTTTCGTCCTCCCTTCGATTcttcactttccggccaccagcCGGCGTGCAACACGTCACCAGATGAGCGCCTCCTCCCTCCCAACACGCTAGTAACCTTGGTTTTCgaagatttggccggaaaagctcggAATTGACCTAAGAagatcactgtagcagttggggtttttcggcgatttccggcgattccgaccacctccggccaccaaatcgccgtcgaaggtttggttttcatcactgatcatttcccctatggccttgtatcatgatttattgtgtagaagtcgaattgacgaaatgaaattttagggttcttggaaatttctgggtttgtgttcatcaaatgatttcggctgtttttacttgttatttggatgtgttgtagttgagaaagagattaggtttgttgttttgcagctaCTGCCAAAATtgggtggccatcggaggtggtggccgccggcgcgtggggcccacgcgctgccactgttggtggcgcgtggaggtgtgtggggcagtgttttaattccagtttttagcccattgaattgtgtaaatgttgtagagcttgtatgtgaagtttggtgatttttggagaagcttggaattaattatgaatttttgaagtttagggtttcgattatcgaattatgtgaatccgaccgtcggatatctctcggttctgacttggaacctttaagataacgaattggtattagtggtagaatgtgggttgaatccgaggagaagtggagatgtgattatgaggaattggttttaggaatcgtattaatttgttgaatagttattcacggaatataattgtgtacaggatgacgcaccgagcgattgctcgacgaaggaactcgtatgcgtgatcaccggaatagtactgtgagtggacttttgttttaaataatgatgcatgcgtttatttctcgaattaattctttatttaattatcgtattacttttcaagcgtattatttgtttccggaatttgattattggtttatctcatggattggctttcaataatgattttctgagatggattatgatttatgttgatttccggagtttcatatttaatttcattcatcgatttgagatttctgaaagattttcgaaatgggatttcgatggaattatttcttatttatttttttgaatatgagtttatttttggtgtgggacacgccgttaatttattgatctttcttatttatttatcgactttcggattttggcattgggaatgccttgatgatgattttggaattggttttgtttcgaattatggagattatgatttattattatttctcgcatttttgctattgatttgagatattcttggcgtgtgggacacgtcgttggaaattcttttacgagagatgggggaagccttatgtattttggatttactggattttcggttatgtttccctgtgccatactgaggggtgattttattatgctagcattgattttccgcctttgtggcgcggtgatgggatcaccgtagcccttccgcctttgtggcgcaggttactgtctctgtgacagtaattctgtagcccagtatcctatcgctacacttagtggcgtaagggtatattacgggagttatgggagttctttagcctgggaggctatcacccaaccaagcctgcgtggcttattcgtatggctatcatcttcccctacttatactatttttgactagcggggactagtctgagttttcttaaccagcggggctggacttatattttcgagtattgaaatttcaatcttttactttgttgttttgactagcggggctagtcggttttctggagttcaacgtttttcggattattttcttaagtgttctataaatgtggcatgcatccggattttatatatcgaaaaatgtgggaaagtatgaagttttattttgttttattcatattaaattatttatttttgtccactcacgctaacgtttttatatacttttcccctgggcccttcggtttcaaatgcccagtttgcaggcgaaattagttgaggtcaggcgtacatggagtcaaggcatagccaacagcattgcttccgcgtactcattctatttctgttttctttgttacttaggggattagtattgctctgataatctatgagattaatattgtctttgggttgagactgacatccgatgaaattggagttgtgatttggggagcagatggctccaggagaataagggtggatgatttagaagtgtaaatgttttcctacaggttttgggtagcctacttttaggggaagttccgccaaatttttggtagaatttcttctaaagtgggccccgcagggccatttcggatttcggggtgaaatccggggcgggtcttgtcaatGAATGAACCTAAGATGTTTATAAATAATATTAAGATTCACTGGGATTAGGTAAGCACtagagaagaagaggataagAGTAAGGATTTTGGTGGTGAAACCGATGAACTCTTCACTTGGATTTATACCCATAGAGCTACTTGGGGCATACATAACGATCATGAACCAAGATCCTCACATGCTGCCCCAAAATCCATCAAGAAACCAAAAGGTTTTCATTATGATTAAGCTAAGAGTAATGGTTATTTCTCGAAAAAGATCAAACAAAGAATCACGCCAAGAATCCATACACTCAGGAATTAAATACATAACCCCTGTAATTAAAGATCCAATCTTATTGCAAGCAACTAAGATATATTCTAATTAAAATtggaaaaaggaagagaaatgGCAAATATAGAAGGGTTTTTGGGAGAAAACTTATCTCGAGACTTGTCGATCTGACATCAATAATAAGaagatgaaacaaaaagaaacccCAAAAGCAATTGTTGACGTAGATCCGACGGAGGCGATAATTACTTGGAGATGACTATGTCTCGAAAAGGAGGGTCGAGTCTGGAAAATGCACTTTTAGAGTAATATGATTGAAATCGCCGTCGATTGGGATCCTTTCTCCAAAAACCAATGTAGGCCAGGGGAGCACAAACGACAACAACAAAGAGCCCAAGGAGGCTTTCGATTAGGTTTAGCGAAACCAGGCCAATTAGCTCGCCAAGTGATGACTCAAGCAGACCAAAAGATTACAGTGAGACTGAGAACGAAGATGGTgatttgaaaccctaaatccccaaaTTGATCGATAAGCACGTGAGGTGAGTTCCATCATTTGTTgtttaaatttaattttgttaACGAGTGTTTTCACCGGTAATACTCTAATGCTTAGCTGGGCACTATAATCTTTGTACTTATGGTTAAGATTGATCATCTTCCTAAACAAGAAAAACAATGCTTTTGAGACATTATTATGTTTCTTGTGTTTGTGAAAAATGATTTCATGATGCGGAAACGTGGGCAATGGGCTGGGGATGAACCCACTCAGGGTATTGGGCTGACTTCCTCTAGGATTCCAAGTCCGTTGGGTCGTCGCGACGTGGCTTTAAATTTATCCGTCCAGTAACATCCCTCCATGTCAGTTCACTGCCAACGTGTACCACTCCGATTGGCCGAAGCCATGTCACCCGACGCTCTCCAAACAGAAAAATCACACAGAAGGGTAGACCTGGGGTCTCCCAGATCGATCGAAACCCCCAGATTGCTGTAAAATCCATAACCGTGGCTTCCTCAGCGTCTCCGAGTTTGACGCGAAGAAAaccctcctcttcttcttcttccacagaGCCGGGTGGGGTCGTGGGAAGAGTAACTATACCCAGCCGGGCTTCGGAGCCTCAGTTTCCGTTTTGGCAACAGACCTGGTTCATAGCCTTACTCCTGGCCATGGCCATGGGCTTTCTCTGCTTAGCTGTCTTCCTCTTCCTCGGCCTCGACCTCGATACAGGCTACGCCGCCACCACCCCTACCTCAGAGGGCGTCGAGGTCTGTTTTGTttacattttgattttgatttctgtTTTCTGTTTGATTGTTGTTAATGGATATGAATTGGCATTGAGCAGATCACATACGGAACTGTGCTGAAGCTGATGCACGAGAGGACCAAGTTTCGGTTGCACTCGCACGACGTGCCGTATGGCTCTGGCAGTGGCCAGCAGTCTGTCACTGGATTTCCAAATGTCGACGATGCTAATAGCTACTGGGTATGCTTGTATCACGCTCTTTTCGATTTGATTGGGGTTTGATTGGAGATAATCAAGTTAGTGTGGTGTTGGTTTGTAGATTGTTAGACCTCAGCTTGAAACATCTGCCAGGCAAGGTGACAGCATTCCCAGTGGGACGATCGTCAGGTTTCAACACATGAGGACTAGGAAATGGCTGCACAGCCATTTGCACGCATCCCCTATATCAGGCAACCAAGAGGTTTCAAAATCCTCTGTTTAATCCTTATCCTTTACCATAATGATTTGcatattttttgtcttttttttttttccattatgCGTAGACGTTTAAAACTCTGATTTTATATAATCAAGTGTAGAACCAACCATTGTGTGAAAATCAATTTCGGGTCGTTAGGTTTACTTCTCAATTGACTTGTATAACCGATGTGGGTGTAGATAAGCTGCTTTGGGGGAGAACATGAATCTGATACTGGTGATCACTGGAGGTGAGAAGCAAATTTATGTATTTATAAAAGGGGGCATGCCTCAGTGATTTCCTTGCTGATGCATTGGGTTGTTATGCAATTCACAGGGTTATGATTGAAGGAAGTGGGAAGACCTGGAAGCAAGATCAAAGGGTTCGACTTCAGCATGTTGACACTGGTGCTTACCTACACAGTCATGACAAGAAATACCAGCGCATAGCTGGGGGACAGCAGGAGGTGAGAACAATGAAATTCAACCCTATTTATATAATACACtgaatgaaaattgaaatttcaaattttgttggctGCTTGCTGGTTAAATGAGAAAATGAAACTCATCTTTATATATTCCCCATTATGATGGCCTGGTGAGTGTACAATGGTAGATAGAATCTGTTAAATCTAATTGATTGAGGATAAGTGATTGAATCTATGATATTATCAAGGAGTTATAATAATGTTGAGTATCCTGGGTCAATTACTATATGTGTCATGTGTGTAAGTACAGATAAGTTCGCACTAGCCCTTATTCTTTTGACAATGAGGATTAATTGATGTCCAGAATACACCATAGATGGGTTCTACTTAAGCCTCATAGTTTCATGGAAAATGAACCTTTCACAACTTAATAGATATATATTTTGGATGAGAACAATCACATGAGGGTAAGCCTAGACAATTGT is a genomic window containing:
- the LOC133740916 gene encoding stromal cell-derived factor 2-like protein encodes the protein MAMGFLCLAVFLFLGLDLDTGYAATTPTSEGVEITYGTVLKLMHERTKFRLHSHDVPYGSGSGQQSVTGFPNVDDANSYWIVRPQLETSARQGDSIPSGTIVRFQHMRTRKWLHSHLHASPISGNQEISCFGGEHESDTGDHWRVMIEGSGKTWKQDQRVRLQHVDTGAYLHSHDKKYQRIAGGQQEVCGVRDKRADNVWLAAEGVYLPVTETK